A genomic segment from Vicugna pacos chromosome 17, VicPac4, whole genome shotgun sequence encodes:
- the CSRNP1 gene encoding cysteine/serine-rich nuclear protein 1, which produces MTGLLKRKFDQLDEDASSLCSSSSSSSFSGHHSPSCSPSSSASPTWDSDEESPWDQMPPPDRDFCGLRSFTPLSILKRAPRKRPGRVAFDGITVFYFPRCQGFTSVPSRGGCTLGMAPRHSACRRFSLAEFTQEQARARHEKLRLRLKEEKLEVLRWKLSEAGVPKTEAGLPLTVDAIDDASVEEDLAVAVAGGQLEEMTFLQPYPARQRRALLRAAGVRRIDREEKRELQALRQSREDCGCRCDRVCDPETCSCSLAGIKCQMDHTAFPCGCCREGCENPKGRVEFNQARVQTHFIHTLTRLQLEQGAESLGELEPSAQGGVPSPGEQALASTFPLAKPPVSSELGDNSCSSDMTDSSTASGTSEAPDGPAHPALPGPGFQPSVDDDNLARILSFSDSDLGGEEEEEEEGGVGGLDNLSCFHPADIFGTSDPAGLASWTHSYSSSSLTSGILDENANLDASCFLNSGLEGSGEGSLPGPPVPAGTDARQSSSVDLSLSSCDSFELLQALPDYSLGPHYTSRKVSDSLDHLEVPHFALPAFSPPGDASTCFLESIMGLSEPAAEALAPFVDSQLFEDTAPASLVEPVPV; this is translated from the exons ATGACCGGGCTGCTGAAGAGGAAGTTTGACCAGCTGGATGAGGACGCCTCCTCGCTCTGCTCGTCCTCCTCCTCTTCGTCCTTCTCCGGCCACcactctccctcctgctccccgAGCTCGTCAGCCTCCCCCACCTGGGACTCCGACGAGGAGAGCCCCTGGGATCAGATGCCCCCACCCGACCGTGACTTCTGTGGCCTGCGAAGTTTTACCC ccctGTCCATCCTGAAGCGGGCTCCCCGGAAGCGCCCAGGCCGCGTAGCCTTCGATGGCATCACCGTCTTCTACTTCCCTCGGTGCCAGGGCTTCACTAGCGTGCCCAGCCGCGGCGGCTGCACTCTGGGTATGGCCCCTCGCCACAGTGCCTGCCGCCGCTTCTCGTTGGCTGAGTTTACGCAGGAGCAAGCCCGGGCACGGCATGAGAAGCTGCGCCTGCGCTTGAAGGAAGAGAAGCTGGAGGTGCTGCGATGGAAG CTTTCAGAGGCTGGGGTACCCAAGACGGAGGCTGGCCTGCCGCTTACAGTGGATGCCATAGATGATGCCTCTGTGGAGGAGGACTTGGCAGTGGCCGTGGCAGGCGGCCAGTTGGAGGAAATGACCTTCCTACAGCCCTACCCAGCCCGGCAGCGGCGGGCTCTGCTGCGGGCTGCGGGTGTGCGGAGGATCGATCGTGAGGAGAAGCGAGAGCTCCAGGCTCTGCGCCAATCCCGGGAGGACTGCGGCTGTCGCTGTGACAGGGTCTGTGATCCCGAGACCTGCAGCTGCAGCCTGGCGGGCATCAAGTGTCAG ATGGACCACACAGCATTCCCCTGTGGCTGCTGCAGGGAGGGCTGTGAGAACCCCAAGGGCCGTGTGGAATTTAACCAGGCTCGAGTTCAGACCCATTTTATTCACACACTTACCCGCCTACAGCTGGAGCAGGGAGCTGAGAGCCTTGGGGAGCTGGAGCCCTCAGCCCAGGGTGGTGTACCCAGCCCTGGGGAGCAGGCCCTGGCCTCCACATTTCCGCTGGCCAAGCCCCCCGTGAGCAGTGAGCTGGGAGACAACAGCTGCAGCAGCGACATGACCGATTCGTCCACAGCCTCGGGCACCAGCGAGGCCCCTGATGGCCCTGCCCACCCGGCCCTGCCCGGCCCTGGCTTCCAGCCCAGTGTGGACGACGACAACCTGGCTCGGATCCTGAGCTTCAGTGACTCTGACCTGggcggagaggaggaggaggaggaggaagggggtgtGGGCGGCCTGGACAACCTCAGCTGCTTCCACCCAGCTGACATCTTTGGTACCAGTGACCCCGCTGGCCTGGCCAGCTGGACCCACAGCTATTCCAGCTCCAGCCTTACATCAGGCATCCTGGATGAGAACGCCAACCTGGATGCCAGCTGCTTCCTCAACAGCGGCCTTGAAGGGTCAGGGGAaggcagcctccctggccccccAGTGCCAGCCGGCACGGATGCCCGCCAGAGCAGCTCAGTGGACCTCAGCTTGTCTTCCTGTGACTCCTTCGAGCTGCTCCAGGCCCTGCCGGACTATAGTCTGGGGCCCCACTACACCTCCCGGAAGGTGTCTGACAGCCTTGACCACCTTGAGGTGCCCCACTTCGCCTTGCCTGCCTTTTCTCCCCCCGGGGATGCCAGTACTTGCTTCCTGGAGTCCATCATGGGCTTGTCTGAGCCAGCTGCTGAGGCCCTGGCTCCCTTTGTGGACAGCCAATTGTTTGAGGACACTGCCCCGGCCTCACTGGTGGAGCCTGTGCCGGTGTGA